A DNA window from Christiangramia salexigens contains the following coding sequences:
- a CDS encoding acyl-CoA dehydrogenase has translation MDFKLTEEHIMIRDAARDFAKAELLPGVIERDEKQEFPKELVKKMGELGFLGMMASPEYGGGGMDTVSYVLAMEELSKIDASASVMVSVNNSLVCWGLDTFGNDEQKQKYLSKLTTGEKLGAFCLSEPEAGSDATSQRTTAIDKGDHYILNGTKNWITNGSSADYFLVIAQTDKEKKHKGINAFIVEKGWEGFEIGPKEQKLGIRGSDTHSLNFNDVKVPKENRIGEDGFGFKFAMKTLSGGRIGIAAQALGIASGAYELAKDYSKQRKAFGTEICNHQAIAFKLADMHTQIEAARHLVMKAAWDKDMGQNYDLSGAMAKLHASKTAMDVTVEAVQVHGGNGYVKEYHVERLMRDAKITQIYEGTSEIQKIVISRSILKD, from the coding sequence ATGGATTTTAAACTTACCGAAGAACATATAATGATACGCGATGCGGCCAGAGATTTTGCAAAAGCAGAATTATTACCTGGGGTGATCGAAAGAGATGAGAAACAGGAATTCCCGAAAGAGCTCGTTAAGAAAATGGGCGAATTAGGGTTTCTTGGGATGATGGCTTCGCCGGAATATGGCGGTGGCGGTATGGATACCGTATCCTATGTTCTTGCAATGGAAGAGCTTTCTAAAATAGATGCTTCTGCATCTGTCATGGTATCTGTAAATAATTCTCTGGTATGTTGGGGACTTGATACTTTTGGAAACGATGAGCAGAAGCAAAAATATCTTTCCAAACTTACAACCGGTGAGAAATTAGGAGCGTTTTGTTTATCTGAACCAGAAGCAGGAAGTGATGCTACTTCACAGCGTACAACAGCAATAGACAAGGGAGATCATTATATTCTTAATGGTACAAAAAACTGGATCACTAATGGTAGTTCTGCAGATTATTTTCTTGTGATCGCGCAGACCGATAAAGAAAAGAAGCACAAAGGGATCAATGCTTTTATAGTTGAAAAAGGCTGGGAAGGATTTGAGATTGGCCCTAAAGAACAAAAATTAGGAATTAGAGGTAGTGATACACATTCACTGAATTTTAATGACGTTAAAGTTCCTAAAGAAAATAGAATTGGAGAAGATGGTTTTGGCTTCAAGTTCGCCATGAAAACACTTTCCGGTGGAAGAATTGGAATCGCGGCCCAGGCACTGGGTATTGCTTCAGGTGCTTATGAACTTGCCAAAGATTATTCTAAACAGAGAAAAGCTTTTGGAACCGAGATCTGCAACCATCAGGCGATAGCATTTAAGCTGGCTGATATGCACACTCAAATTGAAGCAGCACGTCATCTTGTAATGAAAGCGGCATGGGATAAAGACATGGGTCAAAACTATGACCTTTCAGGTGCGATGGCAAAACTACATGCCTCTAAAACTGCAATGGATGTTACAGTTGAAGCTGTACAGGTTCATGGAGGAAACGGATATGTAAAAGAATATCACGTAGAACGATTAATGAGAGATGCCAAGATCACTCAGATCTATGAAGGAACTTCTGAGATCCAAAAGATCGTTATCTCAAGAAGTATACTTAAAGACTAA